tttgattgtatatatcaactgctgttattgttttatatgcattttgataggctacgtgttatgtatatgatccacggccccagttgccggtgtgatgttttgagacactaactgatgtatatagtaccgcgaggccagttcatacagggtacggtaactagagcccgcgaggttttgaaacagttagtgtaaatgtatgattatatgttatatatatgtgtattgcttccgttgtttgatattgtttattttatattatatttgcgaaaaattaattgtgattttaggcttgctacgggttccggagctactactcccgttccctagcgccggttgcggctcaatagttttgggtcgtgacaatgttggtatcagagcagttggtccagttaccactgcaagtttgtttcaatgtttgtttgaaagcagttggtccagttaccactgctagagttgtttgattgcttgtttgactgggagtatttgtcagtaagtatacctaggaactactgcagcaagagtcagaccgtaGTTGTCTGTTATTATGTGATATATGTATTGGTAATATGTAGTATgacgcgcgcgaaccaggactattaagttagtaagtaAATAGTATTTGTTTATACGGACGACGAAAACAACTAAGTATTTATTGCTTATACTAGGAGATAGAAAGTGGTTATGTGGTGGCAATTTATGAATGATTGAGATGTTTAAGTATTGATTACTTGCGCTGAGATTATTAAGTGATTATCACTTGTGCTGGGATTATGAAATGGATATTTGTTGCGAATTACGTGcgactggattaaatgctaaatgtttacagcattttacaagctgattttggaattgcgtgtgaaatgggctcagatggtcgcttacgttcgaaattgtttcttttcagcatgtctgggcaaaacggagctcagtcgcatgctgaggaagaacgggaggaagcgcctcctatatttcaaaacgagtttcataatgaagtaggcgaaccatctggggtccatcaaaatggattccacgcaaatacgAGAGCGTCgccaaaaatatatcaaaatggttttatgtctgtgtcggagataggtagttcttctggagGCAGAGTTAGAGTGCAGTCACCAGAGATAgaatacagcgaagaagaggaagaagaaccggagaaagatccggaagaggatcctgaagaagaccctgaggaggattctgaggaggatccagaagaagaattagaagaagaagcagaagaggaaaatcctcaggaagaagagtatgaagaagaagaagagttagatgaattagatgtcgaggaatatagaggtgactatttctggtcaagtgtgtggagataccgcaatttgagggaagatgcggacatagctaacggtcaggcgcaaaTAGCTTTAAATCAGGTTAGAAGGCAGATGCGTtccttttctagagggatgttgacTGTAGGggcgtactctactgattttctgcggatggcagagggagtccctgatctgaacgaaagcaatagaaccattaatcgtagatatgtcaggggtttaggacctcagtttgatgagctatatgagcacgtggacgaacattttagtacacttactacaatggcccgtaggattgaaacagagcatgaatgggcgggtgatccggtacgaccctattactttagacgtgagtaccacccggattatgtcagtacgtcctccagaactacaaccaacccttattttgtgcaaagaggtggaaggaactctggtagaacagttaggggccgacatacaggcatagttattagggaacctaacgttccgcatcaggcacctccaggtattagtgatttaagtactttaagtattgtgtttatgtgtttgcattattgtgtttatataattgctgcattgcatagtagaatgttagtaataggttttgcctctaggataatacctcagaaagtgagaacctataggaagcgttgtagttaaacacgcgcctaataaaagaacatataaacataacttacagaaacaataatataataaacatcACATCATATAAATATCGCAACACTACAAGAAATCagccaattagcgacggatatttccgtcgctaattggctaatatccgtcgctaatcaagattagcgacggattaccgacggacttAATCCGTCGGTACATTTTGGGTCGCTAATCATTTAGCGACCCTAAAAATGAACCGTCGCCAACTTACCGACGGAAATGTCCGTCGTTAAGTTGACCTGGACCAGTCGGTATTTTGGTCGGGTTGACCGACCAAATACCGACACATTTAGCGACAGACAATTCCGTCgctgatttagcgacggaataatccgtcgccaaatgtaGTCGCAAAATTGGACtacttagcgacggattttccgtcgctaaatagtcCACTTTTGTCGTTTTTGagcattttagcgacggaaaatccgccGCTAAAAGCTCATATGTGGTcgctaattttttgtttttttggcaGAAAATTCCCGTTTTTCGGCATTTTTCGATTTTACCTGTTTTTTAATAGACCCGTTAACTAATCACAGACAGACACAATAGACAAcaacaaataaacataaaccgaaaccgttatatataaataaacggtAAAAAAGTATACAATCGATGAATACTAAATAAGTCAAAATATGCAAACTGTATTATAAAAATCCAAGTCCAACTACTATACTACCCCAAACTAGTAGTGTCGTCAGCcggtggaggtggaggtgggGGAAACTGCGGTCGTAACTCCGGTGGGAGTGTAGTCATCAGTCGCGCAAgctcagtacggatccgctcgtcgaaacccgcctccacagtacggatccgctgctcgacccgctcttcagaacccgcctccacagtacgcATCCGCTGCTCGAGTCGCTCCTCAACCTCTCTAGCAATGCGCTGCTCGATCTCCTCACTAACGACCGCCTGCTGCTGTGACTGGGATGATCCGCCGCGGCGCAATCGGCTGCTCTGGCCGATGTAGGATGCTGAAGCCGAACCAATACCGTAGACTCGCTGCTTCTTGATTGCCTCGAGAGACAAAAACAGCTCGTTCTCGTCGATCGGCTCTGGAGTCGACGAACTCCCTTCTCCAGCCGCCTGAGACTGGGTCGCTGCAGCAAGCTCTGCCTGGAAACGGTCCtgagaataaaaatacaaatttataatttagtgaaactttataaaaatacttcacaaatattagtttaaacctacatttctaactaaaattcggcagcattttctctaaaatttgatcatcacccatttttcagggacatcctgcaacAACTACAGACAACTCTGTTCAACAATACGAAATAGCAATCACAACACCCACAGCAAACACGTAAACATCATATGAACAACTAACtatataaagttatatttatatcataTTAAGCAGTCActtaaagttaaaataaacttacatttttatcctttgatcTCTTGTCAACGAAAACAGTCCGATCAGCTTTGGTCAGGTGCAACCGTACATGCAACTCAGCTAAAGTGGGCTCTCGACCGAGCTCCTCAGTCTAtcatatgaaatgaaaaagttAATTAGTAGATAAACAGAATATATAACGATTAGTAATATTAAAAACTTACCATAACTGTCTTATGCCTCGTAGCCGATCTCGATCCTGCGGTATGTCGAACCGGTCCGGTGCCAGCTCCGGACGGCTCACTCAGCCGATTAGCTCGTGCTACCTCAGACTTCCTCTTAGCCTCAGCAGTATCCCAGTCTCGCTTCCACGACGCCCAAGTATCAGCACTAACACTGCCCTCTTTTTTATCTGGCTTCATGTTGTGGAGAGTATCTTTGTACCGATTAGCCGCATGTCGGTAGAAGACCCCTCTAATCAGGTCCTCAGGGTGGGTGGAGTCCCAACAAAAACCCTTATGCaaaccattaattaataaaaacaattagaaatcaaaaagacaataaaacataaatttaaaattttaatttaacaacCTTGAACTCCTCGAAGTAGAAGCCCTTATGCTCTGCTGTCAGCTTCTTCCACGAGGAACCCTCAGGGAACCAGCTAGATCGGAAAATGGGCAAGATCGCCCTCGATGCGCTCCCGCTGTCGTTCCTGCTATCTAGTAACCTTTCTCTGTTTATTACAAAAAAAgttagttttcacatttttgaaataatatttgttaaaaaaaagttgtCAATCATACCTTGCAGCATCAGGTGTAACTCTAATCCTCCCAGTCTCGTCCGTAGCTGGCGGCTGGTCCTGTGGCTGTCTCGCCGCTCTCCGCGGTGCGGGTCTACCCGCCAGCACCTGCTGCTCAGCCCCTGGATCCGAGCTCTTAAGTGGATCCTGCTCTGGGTCGCCACGGCCGCGTCCACGTCCACGTCCCTGACCAGTGTCCCTACCCCGGCCTCGGCCGGCAGAAGAAGAACCTGAACCTCTCATATCTgcaaaacaaattacaaaacaatattcgacaagaaaaaaataatcacatctattataaaaaccataacacataattttttaacaaaataaagttactACATCAACAAAcgtaaataaaagtcaaaattctacagaaataatattaaaacaaatcatGCAATTTCTATATCATCTTCTGCTCCAATGTCATcatcg
This window of the Mercurialis annua linkage group LG5, ddMerAnnu1.2, whole genome shotgun sequence genome carries:
- the LOC126681616 gene encoding uncharacterized protein LOC126681616, with translation MKPDKKEGSVSADTWASWKRDWDTAEAKRKSEVARANRLSEPSGAGTGPVRHTAGSRSATRHKTVMTEELGREPTLAELHVRLHLTKADRTVFVDKRSKDKNDRFQAELAAATQSQAAGEGSSSTPEPIDENELFLSLEAIKKQRVYGIGSASASYIGQSSRLRRGGSSQSQQQAVVSEEIEQRIAREVEERLEQRMRTVEAGFDERIRTELARLMTTLPPELRPQFPPPPPPPADDTTSLG